The Streptomyces sp. SS1-1 genome includes the window GCCCTCGAGGTCGGCCGTGTAGAAGTCGTGCACCGTCGGGTCGTAGGCGGCGGCCTCGCGCACCGCCGTGATCAGGCTCTGATGGAGGCGGTGCGTCTTGATCACGTCTTCGAAGAAGTGCGCGAGCGCCTCCGGCCCGGCGGCGGGATTCCACTGTTGTGCGTGCGTGAGCAGTGACTCCCGCAGGTCGTCGGTGAGCCTGACCAGTACGTCGGACTTGCTCTGGAAGTGCGCGTAGAACGTGGCCCGGGAGACGCCCGCCTCCTCCAGGATCCGCTGGACGCTGATCTCGGAGAAGGCTTCGCCGGACTCCAGGAGCCGCTGCAGGGTGGACATGACCTGGGCCACCGTCGCGGCCGAGCGTGCCGCGTGGTGGTCGGCCTGGCGTCGTGTGACGGGTCTCATCAAGATCTCTCTCGTACGTCCTCGGGCGTGTGCGCTCCGCGGGGTGCGGCGGAGTGCGGGTTCAGCGCACCACGGGCAGAGCGTATCCCACAGCCGGTCGGCTGCGTCGGCGTCCACCGACCACTTCGCCACACCGGCCATCACGTCGGGCCCGCCGTCGACGACCTCGGATTCCTGGTTGTCCTCGAAGTACCGGCCGGTCACGCCGTCGAGGAGGGGGGACGCGGCCAGCAGGGTGCTCGTGGCGGCGCCCTGCGCCGGGGTCTTGTAGTAGTCCGGGGTGACGAGGTTGCCGTCCTCGTCCAGCGCGCCGAGCGCTCGCAGGGTG containing:
- a CDS encoding TetR/AcrR family transcriptional regulator, which translates into the protein MRPVTRRQADHHAARSAATVAQVMSTLQRLLESGEAFSEISVQRILEEAGVSRATFYAHFQSKSDVLVRLTDDLRESLLTHAQQWNPAAGPEALAHFFEDVIKTHRLHQSLITAVREAAAYDPTVHDFYTADLEGFEVNALRSLLADQAAGLAPPDLDAASASRIIVWGGAQAIAHHISVDDGSGDGAFARELARIWWHGAYRRPGTDGAAEADVAAD